The following proteins come from a genomic window of Micromonospora zamorensis:
- a CDS encoding NUDIX domain-containing protein has protein sequence MHVVVTGALVENGAVLLVHRSPTRRAYPDLWDLPGGHVDTGESELQALAREMHEELGVHIVAESASRLGDWHAGSGEDAVHVGVWKIGDWVGSPTNRAPEEHDDIAWVGINELGGLPLVFGDLAALLRPLPESDRLPRGLL, from the coding sequence ATGCATGTCGTCGTCACAGGTGCACTCGTTGAGAACGGCGCGGTCCTGCTGGTGCACCGCAGCCCGACCCGTCGCGCGTACCCGGATCTCTGGGATCTGCCCGGGGGCCATGTCGACACGGGTGAGTCCGAACTACAAGCACTCGCGCGGGAGATGCACGAGGAGCTGGGTGTTCACATCGTGGCGGAGTCCGCTTCACGGTTGGGCGACTGGCATGCCGGCAGTGGCGAGGACGCCGTTCACGTGGGCGTCTGGAAAATTGGAGACTGGGTCGGCTCTCCCACCAACCGCGCACCCGAGGAGCATGACGACATCGCTTGGGTCGGGATCAACGAGCTGGGTGGCCTTCCCCTGGTGTTCGGCGACCTGGCGGCGCTGCTTCGTCCTCTGCCTGAGTCTGACCGGCTGCCGCGTGGGCTCCTATAG
- a CDS encoding ArsR/SmtB family transcription factor, which yields MAGTDQLSAVFSALADPTRRAIVAELAERDATVTELTAPLSISMPAVSRHLKVLERAALISRSRSGKWRASHLEAAPLREAADWIERYRRFWDSSLTRLDAHLAAVQATGPATDRVADDPREPE from the coding sequence ATGGCTGGCACCGATCAGCTCAGCGCGGTGTTCTCGGCGCTCGCCGACCCGACTCGACGGGCAATCGTCGCCGAGTTGGCCGAACGCGACGCCACGGTCACCGAACTCACCGCTCCTCTGTCCATCTCGATGCCAGCGGTGTCACGGCACCTGAAGGTGCTCGAACGCGCCGCGCTCATCTCGCGGTCACGGTCGGGCAAGTGGCGCGCGAGTCACCTCGAGGCTGCCCCGCTGCGCGAGGCAGCCGACTGGATCGAGCGCTACCGGCGGTTCTGGGACTCGTCCCTCACTCGCCTCGATGCCCACCTCGCCGCGGTGCAGGCCACCGGACCGGCAACGGACCGGGTGGCCGACGACCCCAGGGAGCCCGAATGA
- a CDS encoding SRPBCC family protein: protein MTTETPQLVISRVFDAPRELVYRAFTDPDHLAAWWGPTGNSLPRDEIEFDVRPGGFQRWTEVSAAQPELRVHVHVDLTDVADGELLQGVMHVGGRLQEGIEPFETRLRVEFHDEAGGRTRLEIRQWLPEHLARPSEEGWRQAFTKLDAALMNAQAVATSHREAEAWQS, encoded by the coding sequence ATGACCACCGAAACTCCGCAGCTCGTCATCTCTCGCGTGTTCGACGCGCCGCGGGAGCTCGTCTACCGAGCCTTCACCGATCCCGACCATCTGGCGGCGTGGTGGGGCCCGACCGGCAACTCACTGCCGCGCGACGAGATCGAGTTCGACGTACGCCCCGGCGGCTTTCAACGGTGGACGGAGGTCAGTGCCGCCCAACCCGAGCTTCGGGTGCACGTCCACGTCGACCTCACGGACGTCGCCGACGGCGAACTGCTCCAAGGCGTCATGCACGTCGGTGGCCGGCTGCAGGAGGGCATCGAGCCGTTCGAGACGAGACTCCGGGTCGAGTTCCACGACGAGGCGGGCGGGCGGACGCGACTGGAGATCCGTCAGTGGCTCCCCGAACATCTGGCGCGCCCCAGCGAGGAGGGCTGGCGCCAGGCGTTCACCAAGCTGGACGCCGCGCTGATGAATGCGCAGGCGGTTGCAACAAGTCATCGAGAGGCAGAGGCATGGCAAAGCTGA
- a CDS encoding dihydrofolate reductase family protein: MAKLIYVTNVSLDGYIEDERGAFDWFPLGDEVFAFHTDLLRSVGTFLYGRGLYEAMAVWETDPALAAQSDLAATFANAWQAASKVVYSTTLDAASTADTRIERRFDPAAVRELKATASSDLTVGGADLAAQAFKAGLVDECQLMILPVVVGGGKPGLPTGMRTDLELLDERRFPNGVVHLRYRPRGQ; the protein is encoded by the coding sequence ATGGCAAAGCTGATCTACGTGACGAACGTGTCGCTTGACGGGTACATCGAGGACGAACGCGGCGCGTTCGACTGGTTTCCACTCGGCGACGAGGTGTTCGCGTTCCACACCGACCTCCTGCGATCCGTGGGCACGTTTCTCTACGGGCGGGGCCTGTACGAGGCGATGGCCGTCTGGGAGACCGACCCCGCTCTGGCTGCGCAGTCCGACCTCGCAGCAACCTTCGCGAACGCCTGGCAGGCGGCGAGCAAGGTCGTCTACTCCACGACCCTCGACGCGGCCTCAACTGCCGACACCCGAATCGAACGCCGTTTCGACCCCGCCGCCGTACGCGAACTGAAGGCCACGGCCAGCAGCGATCTCACCGTTGGAGGTGCCGACCTCGCGGCGCAGGCTTTCAAGGCCGGGCTGGTCGACGAGTGCCAGCTGATGATCCTGCCGGTTGTCGTCGGCGGCGGCAAGCCAGGGCTGCCGACCGGCATGCGCACCGACCTTGAGCTCCTCGATGAGCGCCGATTCCCAAACGGGGTCGTACACCTGCGCTACCGCCCTCGCGGGCAGTGA
- a CDS encoding thiamine pyrophosphate-binding protein, whose translation MRVAEVVGRVLYEHGARYVFGVVGSGNFHVTNALVAAGARFVAAAHEGGAASMADGYARTSGTVGLLSVHQGPGVTNALTGLTEAAKSRTPMVVLAPEATAPRSNFFIDLPALAAAVGADFHRVRATHAAEDAGAAYRAAARGATVVLGLPLEVQLTVTEPWAGPVPAVAPTPATVPQVEPLLAALQAARRPVFIAGRGARAAREPLTRLADACGALLAVSAAAKGLFAGNPWYIDVAGGFATPLAAELIGAADLVVAWGSTLNMWTTRHGELIPPSAVVVQVDHDPAAFGVNRPVDLTVAGDVSAVAEAALGRLGSAGPVDAGPGGWRTPELAQRIRDHGRWRTVPYSDEGTPTRQGTPATIDPRTLSAALDDLLPPDRTVVVDSGNFMGYPSMWLEVPDVAGFCFTQAFQSVGLGLASALGAAVARPDRLTVAAVGDGGFVMSATELVSAVRLAAPLVVVIYNDAAYGAEVHHFGPDRHPLETVTFPETDLAAIAHGYGCDGLTVRTVDDLGPVRHWLAGPRIRPLVVDAKVSAAHGSWWLEEAFRGH comes from the coding sequence ATGCGGGTCGCCGAGGTGGTCGGCCGGGTTCTGTACGAACACGGCGCACGGTACGTCTTCGGGGTGGTCGGCAGTGGCAACTTCCATGTCACGAACGCGCTCGTGGCGGCCGGTGCCCGGTTCGTGGCGGCGGCCCACGAGGGCGGCGCGGCGAGCATGGCAGACGGGTACGCCCGCACCTCCGGGACGGTGGGCCTGCTCTCGGTGCACCAGGGTCCGGGCGTCACCAACGCGCTGACCGGCCTCACCGAGGCCGCGAAGAGCCGTACACCGATGGTGGTCCTGGCCCCGGAGGCGACCGCGCCGCGGTCGAACTTCTTCATCGACCTGCCGGCGCTCGCCGCCGCGGTCGGGGCCGACTTCCATCGGGTACGCGCGACACACGCGGCCGAGGACGCGGGCGCGGCGTACCGGGCTGCCGCCCGGGGCGCGACGGTGGTGCTGGGCCTCCCGCTGGAGGTGCAGCTCACCGTGACCGAACCGTGGGCCGGCCCGGTCCCTGCGGTCGCGCCCACCCCGGCCACCGTCCCGCAGGTCGAGCCGTTGCTGGCCGCGCTCCAGGCCGCACGTCGACCGGTCTTCATCGCGGGTCGGGGTGCCCGGGCGGCCCGGGAACCGCTGACCCGGCTCGCCGACGCGTGCGGGGCACTGCTCGCGGTCTCCGCCGCGGCGAAGGGCCTGTTCGCCGGGAACCCGTGGTACATCGACGTGGCCGGCGGCTTCGCCACCCCACTCGCCGCCGAGCTGATCGGCGCGGCGGACCTGGTCGTCGCGTGGGGCAGCACACTGAACATGTGGACCACCCGGCACGGTGAACTGATCCCGCCCTCCGCCGTCGTCGTCCAGGTGGACCACGACCCCGCCGCGTTCGGGGTGAACCGCCCGGTTGACCTGACGGTGGCGGGCGACGTGTCGGCGGTCGCCGAGGCGGCACTCGGTCGACTGGGCTCCGCGGGGCCCGTGGACGCCGGGCCCGGCGGCTGGCGTACGCCGGAGCTGGCGCAACGGATTCGCGACCACGGCCGGTGGCGGACCGTCCCGTACTCAGACGAGGGCACCCCGACGCGGCAGGGCACCCCGGCGACGATCGACCCGAGGACGCTGTCGGCAGCCCTGGACGACCTGCTGCCTCCCGACCGGACGGTGGTGGTCGACTCGGGCAACTTCATGGGCTACCCGTCCATGTGGCTCGAGGTGCCGGACGTGGCCGGGTTCTGTTTCACCCAGGCTTTCCAGTCGGTCGGGCTCGGCCTGGCCAGTGCACTCGGCGCGGCGGTTGCCCGGCCGGACCGGCTCACCGTCGCGGCGGTCGGCGACGGTGGCTTCGTCATGTCCGCGACCGAACTGGTCAGCGCCGTCCGGCTGGCGGCACCCCTCGTCGTGGTGATCTACAACGACGCGGCGTACGGCGCCGAGGTGCACCACTTCGGCCCGGACAGGCACCCGTTGGAGACGGTCACCTTCCCCGAAACCGACCTGGCCGCGATCGCCCATGGCTACGGCTGCGACGGGTTGACCGTCCGGACCGTCGACGATCTCGGACCGGTACGCCACTGGCTCGCTGGTCCCCGCATCCGGCCACTGGTGGTCGACGCCAAAGTCAGCGCGGCGCACGGCTCATGGTGGCTGGAGGAGGCATTCCGCGGCCACTGA
- a CDS encoding cyclase family protein: MTVLQEFVAALSSGRIQVVDLTAPLSDQTPILGLPEQFGQTWPFRLSEISRYDDRGPAWYWNNFSTGEHTGTHFDAPVHWVSGQQGADVSQVPVSQLIAPAVVIDHAADAADNSDFLLEVEHVKAWEAEHGALPTGGWLLYRTGWDAYGDDPERYANAGRTPGISVECARWLAEESPIQGVGVETVGTDAGAAHSFDPPFPCHSFLLGQEKYGLTQLRNLAQLPTTGAVVIAGPLPIVSGSGSPCRVLALVER, from the coding sequence ATGACGGTGCTGCAGGAGTTTGTCGCCGCTCTTTCCAGCGGCCGGATCCAGGTTGTCGACCTCACCGCCCCGCTCTCGGACCAGACCCCGATCCTGGGCCTGCCCGAGCAGTTCGGCCAGACCTGGCCGTTCCGGCTCAGCGAGATCAGCCGGTACGACGACCGTGGTCCGGCCTGGTACTGGAACAACTTCTCCACCGGCGAGCACACCGGCACCCACTTCGACGCGCCGGTGCACTGGGTCTCCGGTCAACAGGGCGCGGACGTCTCCCAGGTCCCGGTGAGCCAGTTGATCGCCCCGGCGGTGGTGATCGACCACGCGGCCGACGCCGCCGACAACAGTGACTTCCTGCTCGAGGTCGAGCACGTCAAGGCGTGGGAGGCGGAACATGGTGCCCTGCCCACCGGCGGCTGGCTGCTCTACCGCACCGGTTGGGACGCGTACGGCGACGACCCGGAGCGGTACGCCAACGCCGGGCGTACCCCGGGCATCTCCGTCGAATGCGCCCGCTGGCTGGCCGAGGAGTCGCCGATCCAGGGCGTCGGAGTGGAGACGGTCGGCACCGACGCGGGCGCCGCGCACTCGTTCGACCCGCCGTTCCCGTGCCACTCGTTCCTGCTCGGCCAGGAGAAGTACGGCCTGACCCAGCTACGCAACCTGGCGCAGTTGCCGACGACCGGCGCGGTGGTGATCGCCGGACCGCTGCCGATCGTCTCCGGATCCGGCAGCCCGTGCCGGGTCCTCGCGCTGGTCGAACGGTAG
- a CDS encoding VOC family protein → MKDADQRDPQPGRGTVQRMDNIAIVVDDLAAARAFFVALGLEFEGEATVEGSAVDRLVGLKGVRSDIVVMRTPDGHGRLELTRYHTPTSPDGDPRALANTLGAHRVMFAVEDMDDILDRLRPHGAELVGEVVRYENSYRLCYLRGPAGIIVALAEQIT, encoded by the coding sequence ATGAAAGACGCCGACCAGCGGGACCCCCAACCTGGGCGGGGGACGGTCCAGCGGATGGACAACATCGCGATCGTCGTCGACGACCTCGCGGCTGCCAGGGCGTTCTTCGTCGCACTCGGCCTGGAGTTCGAAGGTGAGGCGACAGTCGAGGGCAGCGCGGTGGACCGCCTCGTCGGGCTCAAGGGAGTCCGCTCAGACATCGTGGTGATGCGCACCCCGGACGGCCACGGACGGCTCGAGCTGACCAGGTACCACACGCCGACCAGCCCAGACGGTGACCCGCGGGCGCTGGCGAACACGCTGGGCGCGCATCGCGTCATGTTCGCCGTCGAGGACATGGACGACATCCTCGACCGCCTGCGGCCACACGGAGCGGAACTCGTCGGCGAAGTGGTGCGATACGAGAACAGCTACCGGCTCTGTTACCTCCGTGGCCCCGCCGGCATCATCGTCGCGCTGGCCGAGCAGATCACGTGA
- a CDS encoding GNAT family N-acetyltransferase: MDDPTRGVRIRRGGPADAPAVLTMLDSAVAWMNDRGNTEQWGTTPFSEKPERVELVDRYLTESLPFIAEMDGTPAAALALDSGPDPKAPIAPAAEPERYVRLLVSDRRFAGRSLGSALLAHAVNETRRAGVRLLRVDCWAGGGGELVAFYERHGFTPTHTFLSGSWPGQVLAQRVD, translated from the coding sequence ATGGACGACCCCACCCGCGGCGTACGAATCAGACGCGGTGGTCCGGCCGACGCACCCGCAGTGCTGACCATGCTCGACTCCGCGGTGGCCTGGATGAATGATCGCGGCAACACCGAGCAGTGGGGCACGACGCCGTTCTCGGAGAAGCCCGAACGGGTCGAGCTGGTCGACCGGTATCTGACCGAGAGCCTTCCGTTCATCGCGGAAATGGACGGAACGCCGGCCGCGGCATTGGCGTTGGATTCCGGGCCCGATCCGAAAGCACCGATCGCGCCTGCGGCAGAACCGGAGCGCTACGTCCGTCTCCTGGTTTCCGACCGACGATTCGCCGGCCGGAGCCTGGGGTCGGCCCTGTTGGCACACGCCGTGAACGAGACCCGACGAGCCGGCGTGCGGTTGCTACGGGTCGATTGCTGGGCGGGCGGCGGTGGCGAGTTGGTGGCGTTCTACGAGCGCCACGGGTTCACCCCCACCCACACCTTCCTGTCTGGGTCCTGGCCGGGTCAGGTGCTGGCCCAGCGGGTCGACTGA
- a CDS encoding glycoside hydrolase family 6 protein has translation MAAVAAATVVGVCLTVGSASAGTLSGSLYRDPSSAVVRWVAANPGDSRTAVIRDKIASQPQARWFANFNPSTVQSEVSGHIGAANAAQQIPVLAVYEITNRDCGGASAGGAPDLNQYQTWVSNFARGLGNQTVIIILETDSLALLTCLSSGEISARNEAISTATRTIKSANPNAKVYLDGGHSTWNSAGETANRLRAAGVQYADGFFTNVSNYNSTSGEANFGRNVISALNGMGISGKRQVIDTSRNGGASGDWCGDDNTDRRIGQYPTTNTGDSNIDAYLWVKPPGEADGCRYTAGSFQPDLAFSLANGAPNPPTTAPPTTTPPTTTPPTTTPPTTTPPTTPPPNSSPPTGDGCYADVAVNQWAGGFTATVTVTAGKSEINGWKVTVELPAGAAVTGTWNAQASGTSGTVQFTNVSYNGRVAGRQSTTFGFQGTGTGPGRIAVCVG, from the coding sequence ATGGCGGCCGTCGCGGCCGCCACCGTCGTGGGCGTCTGCCTGACCGTCGGCAGCGCCTCCGCCGGCACGCTGTCCGGCTCGCTCTACCGCGACCCGAGTTCGGCCGTCGTCCGTTGGGTCGCCGCGAACCCCGGCGACTCGCGTACCGCCGTCATCCGCGACAAGATCGCGAGCCAGCCGCAGGCCCGCTGGTTCGCCAACTTCAACCCGTCGACAGTGCAGTCCGAGGTCTCCGGGCACATCGGCGCCGCCAACGCGGCGCAGCAGATCCCGGTGCTGGCGGTGTACGAGATCACCAACCGGGACTGCGGCGGAGCCAGCGCCGGTGGGGCGCCGGACCTCAACCAGTACCAGACGTGGGTGTCCAACTTCGCCAGGGGACTGGGCAATCAGACCGTCATCATCATCCTGGAAACCGACTCGCTCGCCCTGCTGACGTGCCTGAGCAGCGGCGAGATCAGCGCGCGCAACGAGGCGATCTCGACGGCCACCCGGACAATCAAGTCGGCCAACCCCAACGCCAAGGTGTATCTCGACGGCGGTCACTCCACCTGGAACAGCGCGGGGGAGACGGCCAACCGGCTCCGGGCGGCCGGCGTGCAGTACGCCGACGGCTTCTTCACCAACGTGTCGAACTACAACTCCACCTCCGGCGAGGCGAACTTCGGCCGGAACGTCATCTCCGCCCTCAACGGCATGGGCATCTCGGGCAAGCGCCAGGTGATCGACACCAGCCGTAACGGAGGCGCCAGCGGGGACTGGTGCGGCGACGACAACACCGACCGGCGCATCGGGCAGTACCCGACGACCAACACCGGCGACAGCAACATCGACGCGTACCTCTGGGTGAAGCCGCCGGGGGAGGCGGACGGCTGCCGCTACACGGCCGGTTCGTTCCAGCCCGACCTGGCCTTCAGCCTGGCCAACGGCGCGCCCAACCCGCCCACCACCGCGCCTCCGACCACCACTCCTCCGACCACCACCCCGCCGACGACCACCCCGCCGACCACCACCCCGCCGACCACCCCTCCGCCGAACAGTTCGCCGCCGACCGGTGACGGCTGCTACGCGGATGTGGCGGTCAACCAGTGGGCGGGGGGCTTCACTGCGACCGTGACGGTCACCGCCGGCAAGTCGGAAATCAACGGCTGGAAGGTGACCGTCGAACTGCCCGCAGGCGCCGCGGTCACCGGCACCTGGAACGCGCAGGCCAGCGGCACCAGCGGCACCGTCCAGTTCACCAACGTGAGCTACAACGGACGCGTCGCCGGCCGGCAGTCGACCACCTTCGGCTTCCAGGGCACCGGCACCGGCCCGGGCAGGATCGCCGTCTGCGTCGGCTGA
- a CDS encoding ATP-binding protein, which yields MANPPLGHHALSARKPLLSTSFTLADLTRVRREVEAASRRCGLGHDEIENWVTAVNELMINVIRHGGGRGGLRLLVDGQLTCEVTDHGPGFNTAHYLPRTERPPLSETGGMGLWVVGQMADYLLVVSGPAGTTIRIAARTSGTFA from the coding sequence GTGGCGAACCCACCGCTCGGCCACCACGCTCTCTCCGCCAGGAAGCCGCTGCTCTCGACGTCGTTCACCCTCGCCGACCTGACCCGCGTCCGACGCGAGGTTGAGGCCGCCAGCCGCCGGTGCGGCCTCGGCCACGACGAGATCGAGAACTGGGTCACTGCGGTCAACGAACTGATGATCAACGTGATTCGGCACGGGGGCGGCAGAGGTGGCCTACGCCTGCTCGTGGATGGCCAGCTCACCTGTGAAGTCACCGACCACGGGCCGGGCTTCAACACCGCGCACTACCTTCCGCGCACCGAGCGACCACCCCTGTCCGAAACGGGAGGTATGGGCCTGTGGGTGGTCGGGCAGATGGCCGACTACCTCCTCGTCGTCAGCGGACCCGCGGGGACCACCATTCGCATCGCGGCACGCACCAGCGGCACTTTCGCATAG
- a CDS encoding PP2C family protein-serine/threonine phosphatase, whose protein sequence is MAHAELMTNDERLRRIEAITDAALSGLHVAELLDELLERVRDLLKVDTATILLLDEHTGELVATAAKGLEEEVRRGFRLRVGRGFAGRVAATRAPVTIHDVTPDDVVNPVLLATGVRALLGVPMLVNGDLVGVLHVGSLALRRFGPDDVRLLQLVADRASLAGRARAQVLDRQAALALQRSLLPGRLPDIPGLDLAARYVPGHDLGIGGDWYDVFTLPSGWLGAVIGDVSGHGLPSAVVMGRIRSALRAYALDSDDPAQALTSLDRKIHHFEAGTLTTAVYALITPDRTRVHLSSAGHLPPLLAVPGRPTALVNLTVDRPLGVGRPSATRRNTVLDLPPGAALIFYTDGLIERRTELIDTGIERLADAVRSGPAEALCDHIMATTAEEHPNDDIALLVIRRQPPPD, encoded by the coding sequence GTGGCCCACGCCGAGCTGATGACGAATGACGAGCGGCTGCGTCGTATCGAGGCGATCACCGATGCCGCCCTGTCGGGGCTGCACGTCGCCGAGTTGCTCGACGAGCTGTTGGAACGGGTCCGGGACCTGCTCAAGGTCGACACCGCCACCATCCTGCTGCTGGACGAACACACCGGCGAGCTCGTCGCGACAGCGGCAAAAGGCCTGGAGGAAGAGGTACGTCGCGGTTTCCGCCTCCGGGTCGGACGCGGCTTCGCCGGGCGAGTGGCGGCGACACGTGCGCCGGTCACGATCCATGACGTCACGCCCGACGACGTGGTCAATCCCGTCCTGCTCGCCACGGGCGTACGTGCTCTGCTCGGCGTGCCCATGCTCGTCAACGGCGACCTCGTCGGCGTACTGCACGTCGGCTCCCTGGCCCTGCGGCGGTTCGGTCCCGACGACGTGCGGCTGTTGCAGCTGGTTGCCGATCGCGCCAGCCTCGCGGGTCGGGCCCGAGCGCAGGTCCTCGACCGGCAGGCAGCGCTGGCCCTGCAACGTAGCCTGCTGCCCGGCCGACTACCCGACATCCCCGGCCTGGACCTGGCCGCCCGGTACGTGCCCGGCCACGACCTGGGCATTGGTGGCGACTGGTACGACGTGTTCACGTTGCCCTCGGGTTGGCTGGGCGCCGTCATCGGCGACGTCTCGGGCCACGGACTGCCTTCCGCCGTCGTCATGGGACGCATCCGCAGCGCGCTGCGCGCCTACGCCCTCGATTCCGACGATCCCGCCCAAGCGCTGACATCCCTCGACCGCAAGATCCACCATTTCGAAGCGGGCACCCTCACCACCGCCGTCTACGCCCTGATCACACCCGATCGCACGAGGGTGCACCTCTCCTCCGCCGGCCACCTGCCACCGCTGCTGGCTGTCCCCGGCCGTCCCACCGCGCTCGTCAACCTGACGGTGGACCGGCCACTTGGTGTGGGCCGACCATCAGCCACTCGCCGCAACACCGTGCTGGACCTACCGCCGGGCGCGGCGCTCATCTTCTACACCGACGGACTGATCGAACGCCGCACCGAACTGATCGACACCGGGATCGAGCGCCTCGCCGACGCCGTACGGTCCGGGCCAGCCGAGGCGTTGTGCGACCACATCATGGCCACAACCGCGGAGGAGCACCCCAACGACGACATCGCCCTCCTGGTCATCCGGCGCCAGCCACCGCCGGATTGA
- a CDS encoding alpha/beta fold hydrolase — protein MDQFIDVGEGSVWAQDTGGGLPPVVLLHPGVGDSRIWDPVWERLAGQHRLIRYDVRGFARSAPPAGRFSRLDDLRRVLDRLEVGPALFAGCSMGGGTALDLALAEPDRVRGMVLACPGISGAPPAHDPDDEPDSSDPEIFLEQGIARWARAGRDPLVVDLLRSAVRFWLNWGEAFTDDGDAWSRLESVATPCVLLLGDLERQSFVPACVEAARRIPGCRLVRIPGADHFVPLRAPDAVVEALRSLRSDRTGHPLPR, from the coding sequence GTGGATCAGTTCATCGACGTGGGTGAGGGGTCCGTGTGGGCCCAGGACACCGGGGGTGGCCTTCCGCCCGTCGTGCTGCTGCATCCGGGCGTTGGCGACTCTCGCATCTGGGACCCGGTGTGGGAGCGGCTCGCCGGGCAGCACCGGTTGATCCGGTACGACGTGCGGGGCTTCGCGCGCTCAGCACCGCCGGCCGGGCGGTTCTCCCGGCTGGACGACCTGCGTCGGGTGCTCGATCGGCTCGAGGTCGGGCCGGCGTTGTTCGCCGGTTGCAGCATGGGCGGCGGCACCGCGCTCGACCTCGCCCTCGCCGAGCCGGATCGGGTCCGCGGGATGGTGCTGGCCTGCCCCGGCATCTCTGGCGCCCCGCCCGCCCACGATCCCGACGACGAGCCGGACAGCTCCGACCCGGAGATCTTCCTCGAACAGGGCATCGCCCGATGGGCCCGCGCCGGCCGAGATCCGCTCGTCGTCGATCTGCTGCGCTCGGCGGTTCGGTTCTGGCTCAACTGGGGCGAAGCCTTCACCGATGACGGCGACGCGTGGTCCCGGCTGGAAAGTGTGGCCACCCCCTGCGTGCTGCTGCTCGGCGATCTCGAGCGCCAGTCGTTCGTCCCGGCCTGCGTCGAGGCCGCGCGACGCATTCCCGGGTGCCGCCTTGTGCGGATACCCGGCGCCGACCATTTCGTGCCGTTGCGGGCACCCGACGCCGTGGTGGAGGCGCTGCGCTCGCTGCGTTCTGATCGGACCGGCCACCCGTTGCCCCGGTAG
- a CDS encoding GNAT family N-acetyltransferase produces the protein MTTEANERARSLSASDAPLRQARNSAAFWATTGRVRGHEVLRRRGFLAVVGDGRAGLRILIQEPDLRREELAEITELAARATGPVDAEDPFSSTDLRHFDMRSWQMPVMLRQPGVVAEPAMPVIRLRSEEDLRAAERTVIAAFELARFVPYRAGEMFPTALIHQPGVDVFVASLDGEIAGVCVTVVHGGLGSHYWVGTAPEFRSRGVGRAVMLGSLAPMADLPVTLTASRLGQPLYESLGFAVTAASTWWSSR, from the coding sequence ATGACGACAGAAGCGAACGAACGCGCCCGGTCCCTGTCCGCCTCCGACGCGCCGCTGCGCCAGGCCCGTAACTCCGCTGCCTTCTGGGCCACCACCGGGCGGGTCCGCGGCCACGAGGTGCTCCGTCGGCGGGGCTTCCTCGCCGTCGTCGGCGACGGGCGCGCGGGCCTGCGCATCCTGATCCAGGAGCCCGACCTCCGTCGTGAGGAACTGGCCGAGATCACCGAACTGGCAGCCCGGGCGACCGGGCCGGTGGACGCCGAGGACCCGTTCAGCTCGACGGATCTGCGCCACTTCGACATGCGTTCCTGGCAGATGCCGGTCATGCTGCGCCAGCCCGGCGTCGTGGCCGAGCCGGCGATGCCGGTCATCCGGCTGCGAAGCGAGGAGGACCTGCGAGCCGCGGAGCGTACCGTGATTGCCGCTTTCGAGCTGGCCAGGTTCGTGCCCTACCGGGCCGGCGAGATGTTCCCGACGGCGTTGATCCACCAACCAGGTGTGGACGTGTTCGTCGCCAGCCTGGATGGCGAGATCGCCGGGGTGTGCGTCACCGTCGTGCACGGTGGGCTCGGCAGTCACTACTGGGTCGGAACCGCACCGGAGTTCCGGTCCCGTGGTGTCGGGCGGGCGGTCATGCTGGGGTCCCTGGCTCCGATGGCGGACCTGCCGGTCACGCTGACCGCCTCCCGGTTGGGCCAGCCGCTGTACGAGTCCCTGGGGTTCGCCGTCACCGCCGCCTCGACCTGGTGGTCGTCCCGGTAG
- a CDS encoding disulfide bond formation protein DsbA, translated as MEGNLPSMEDNSDRASTVTAYVDPSCPFAWITSRWLVEVARMRPIDLRFEVMSLAVINEHRDLEPWYREFNDRAWGPARVCTAVSAEHGPTALASLYAALGRRIHNGGDKDFDAVVPAALAEAGLPADLAGAAHRSDVDPRMRASTARAQQLVGEDLGTPTVVVDDVAFFGPVLTSIPRGEEALRVFDGAHLLASCGAFSELKRVRAGGLSFA; from the coding sequence ATGGAAGGTAACTTGCCTTCCATGGAAGACAATTCTGACCGTGCGTCGACGGTCACGGCGTACGTGGACCCGTCCTGTCCGTTCGCCTGGATCACCTCGCGCTGGCTGGTGGAGGTGGCGCGGATGCGTCCGATCGATCTGCGGTTCGAGGTGATGAGCCTCGCGGTGATCAACGAGCATCGCGATCTGGAGCCCTGGTACCGCGAATTCAACGACCGGGCGTGGGGGCCGGCGCGGGTGTGCACGGCGGTCTCCGCCGAACACGGTCCCACCGCCCTCGCGAGTCTGTACGCGGCGCTCGGCCGCCGGATCCATAACGGGGGCGACAAGGATTTCGACGCCGTCGTCCCGGCGGCCCTGGCCGAGGCGGGCCTTCCCGCCGACCTGGCCGGGGCCGCCCATCGCAGCGACGTCGACCCGCGGATGCGGGCGAGCACCGCCCGCGCACAGCAACTCGTGGGCGAGGACCTCGGCACCCCGACGGTCGTGGTCGACGACGTGGCGTTCTTCGGCCCCGTACTGACCTCGATCCCGCGCGGGGAAGAGGCCCTGCGCGTCTTCGACGGTGCCCATTTGCTCGCCTCCTGCGGGGCCTTCTCCGAACTCAAACGCGTCCGGGCCGGCGGCCTCAGTTTTGCCTAG